The following proteins come from a genomic window of Ilumatobacter coccineus YM16-304:
- a CDS encoding HAMP domain-containing sensor histidine kinase encodes MKLVAALVLPMLVVAGYLAVNVRSATEQRSVASQQQDEVDHFVAVASFSDAISVENLVIIDRDATDSDLAAARAETDAIVILLRSDELGLRPTTLEAVEARYAELLELRALIGDRPFEIRLTAQSELRSGDLTSTGEMIPALTAMSSLPSEILADFDFDASLSASATAELLDDYFLVQRYRADLSRELSTLLRVSSLPGNLVDASVTELVGVSIGATDQSRQLMSDLGSANLAEAAEPVLTGASINQYESFRSIVDATPIGQTPDVDSEQLQVAASRLDVALSGVASSTINELDSRSSDSVFRANRDLIVSALIGFWLLVLVGMLLRVLYRAIKAPIERLTEQAQQISLIELPEVVAQMRRGEIEDLPEIEEIKAESNDEIGDLVNAFNGMHRTAVELAAEQANSRRVVADMFVNLGRRNQRLVNRLLKGLTVLEQHEQDPDKLASLYEIDHVATRMRRNAESLLVLAGAGQSRRWDRPVAMYDIARASLAEVENYERVQIDVADGIEIDGAIVADLTHLLAEIVENALSFSPPTAPVELVARQISSGLLIAVTDHGVGMSPERLVEANHQITQAAGEDETPSEFLGHYVVGRLAARHGIKVELVEGAAGGLTARVLLPQQQVQSTADAQPDVVADPLAALSVAEPDAVAAASSPVAESPDDTATLESLAASFDVDSVVAGPVGTRPEHDEVRAPVAPVERAVPQEPSPVAMTLAEQAPRRRTPDVAAPAAAPAAAPIPSDPRPAPAAAPAAAQPAPTTAEPNPASFEWPSPLEVDPLSNERRPAASNATASSANGASATPVAATPSTMPLGGTTPPETAIPAAPTTPLQPSNDATSELNRAADEAVNDAISVFGTQRRTPGAQLPATDLFASISGTMALGGSDTPAPPTPRPASPVTDLGDEDQVRFDLSGFQQGTTRADREIGDMNS; translated from the coding sequence TTGAAACTGGTCGCCGCGCTGGTGCTTCCCATGCTCGTGGTCGCCGGCTACCTCGCCGTCAACGTCAGGTCCGCCACCGAACAGCGGTCGGTTGCATCTCAGCAACAGGATGAAGTCGACCACTTCGTCGCCGTCGCGTCGTTCTCCGATGCCATCAGCGTCGAGAACCTCGTCATCATCGACCGCGACGCCACCGACTCCGACCTCGCCGCCGCCCGCGCCGAGACCGACGCGATCGTGATCCTCCTCCGCTCCGACGAACTCGGTCTGCGCCCCACCACGCTCGAAGCCGTCGAAGCCCGCTATGCCGAACTCCTCGAACTGCGAGCGCTCATCGGCGATCGTCCGTTCGAGATCCGCCTGACCGCACAGAGTGAACTCCGCTCCGGCGACCTCACGTCGACCGGCGAGATGATCCCCGCCCTGACCGCGATGAGCTCGCTCCCGTCCGAGATCCTCGCCGACTTCGACTTCGACGCCTCGCTCTCCGCCTCGGCCACCGCCGAACTCCTCGACGACTACTTCCTCGTCCAGCGCTACCGAGCCGACCTCAGCCGTGAGCTCTCGACGCTCCTCCGAGTCAGCTCGCTGCCGGGCAACCTCGTCGACGCATCGGTCACCGAACTCGTCGGCGTGTCGATCGGGGCCACCGACCAGAGCCGTCAGCTGATGAGCGATCTCGGTTCGGCCAACCTCGCCGAAGCCGCCGAACCGGTGCTCACCGGGGCGAGCATCAACCAGTACGAATCATTCCGCAGCATCGTCGACGCCACGCCGATCGGACAGACCCCCGACGTCGACAGCGAACAACTGCAGGTCGCCGCTTCCCGTCTCGACGTCGCCCTGTCGGGCGTCGCCAGCTCGACGATCAACGAACTCGACTCCCGGTCGAGCGACTCGGTGTTCCGCGCCAACCGCGACCTCATCGTGTCGGCCCTCATCGGCTTCTGGCTCCTGGTCCTCGTCGGCATGTTGCTGCGAGTCCTCTACCGAGCCATCAAGGCGCCGATCGAACGCCTCACCGAGCAGGCGCAGCAGATCTCGCTGATCGAGCTTCCCGAGGTCGTCGCCCAGATGCGTCGAGGGGAGATCGAGGACCTGCCCGAGATCGAGGAGATCAAAGCCGAGTCGAACGACGAGATCGGCGACCTGGTCAACGCGTTCAACGGGATGCACCGCACCGCCGTCGAACTCGCTGCCGAACAGGCCAACTCGCGTCGTGTCGTCGCCGACATGTTCGTCAACCTCGGCCGCCGCAACCAGCGCCTGGTCAACCGTCTCCTCAAGGGGCTCACCGTGCTCGAACAGCACGAACAGGACCCCGACAAGCTCGCCTCGCTGTACGAGATCGACCACGTGGCGACCCGCATGCGTCGCAACGCCGAATCGCTGCTCGTGCTCGCCGGTGCCGGACAGTCCCGTCGCTGGGACCGCCCCGTCGCCATGTACGACATCGCTCGTGCGTCCCTCGCCGAAGTCGAGAACTACGAGCGGGTCCAGATCGACGTCGCCGACGGCATCGAGATCGACGGTGCCATCGTCGCCGACCTCACGCACCTCCTCGCCGAGATCGTCGAGAACGCGCTGTCGTTCTCGCCCCCGACCGCACCGGTCGAGCTCGTCGCCCGACAGATCTCGAGCGGACTGCTCATCGCCGTCACCGACCACGGCGTCGGCATGTCGCCCGAGCGCCTCGTCGAGGCCAACCACCAGATCACGCAAGCCGCCGGTGAGGACGAAACGCCCTCCGAGTTCCTCGGTCACTACGTGGTCGGCCGGCTCGCCGCACGTCACGGCATCAAGGTCGAGCTCGTCGAAGGAGCGGCGGGCGGCCTCACCGCTCGTGTGCTCCTGCCGCAGCAGCAGGTGCAGTCGACCGCCGACGCCCAGCCCGACGTCGTCGCCGATCCACTCGCAGCGCTCAGCGTCGCCGAACCCGACGCCGTGGCGGCTGCGTCCAGCCCGGTCGCAGAATCGCCCGACGACACCGCCACGCTCGAGTCGCTGGCCGCCTCGTTCGACGTCGACAGCGTCGTCGCCGGCCCGGTCGGCACGCGCCCCGAACACGACGAGGTGCGAGCGCCAGTGGCTCCCGTCGAGCGTGCCGTTCCGCAGGAGCCGAGCCCTGTGGCGATGACCCTCGCAGAACAGGCGCCTCGCCGTCGCACGCCCGACGTCGCTGCACCGGCCGCGGCACCGGCCGCTGCACCGATTCCGAGCGACCCTCGCCCGGCTCCGGCTGCCGCTCCCGCGGCCGCTCAGCCGGCGCCCACGACCGCCGAACCGAACCCTGCCTCCTTCGAGTGGCCATCACCACTCGAGGTGGATCCTCTGTCGAACGAACGTCGTCCTGCCGCCAGCAACGCGACGGCATCATCGGCCAACGGAGCGTCGGCGACCCCGGTCGCTGCCACGCCGTCGACGATGCCGCTCGGAGGAACGACACCACCCGAAACCGCCATCCCCGCCGCACCGACCACACCGCTGCAGCCGTCCAACGATGCGACCTCGGAGCTCAATCGAGCAGCCGACGAGGCGGTCAACGACGCGATCAGCGTGTTCGGCACGCAGCGCCGCACGCCCGGAGCGCAGCTCCCCGCCACCGACCTGTTCGCCTCGATCTCCGGAACGATGGCGCTCGGCGGTTCCGACACACCCGCTCCACCAACACCTCGACCGGCATCACCGGTCACCGACCTCGGAGACGAAGACCAGGTCCGCTTCGACCTCTCCGGATTCCAACAAGGGACCACGCGAGCTGACCGCGAAATTGGAGACATGAACTCATGA
- the betB gene encoding betaine-aldehyde dehydrogenase, with amino-acid sequence MSLVDANTTLPTQRSFIGGRYVESTSGECFDAVYPGTNRKICDVEQAGEREIELAVESATAGFHEWSAMPALERQRVLLRAVAILRERNDELAYLDTLDTGKPVAETTTEDVVTGADVIEFYAGIAQTLHGETIDFPGHGFARMKREPLGVCLGIGAWNYPIQIAMWKSGLALACGNSMIFKPAEVTPLSATRLAEIYLEAGVPAGVFNVVHGDARVGQALVEHPGIAKVSLTGEVGTGKVVMANAAQTLKKVTLELGGKSPIIVFDDADIDSARNAALTNNFYSTGQVCSNGTRVFVQRGVYESFLEPIAERVAALKVGDPFEPDTMIGPLVSAEHHRKVMHYMTSAKASGARHVVGGDVPDDPALADGNYVTPAVFADATDDMEFVTDEVFGPLMAVLPFDTEDEVLARANNTPYGLSGAVFSSDFARANRVANALQAGSVWINDYGTLPASLPFGGYKQSGVGRENGANAIEHYTQVKVIYSSLVEHPRYM; translated from the coding sequence ATGAGTCTCGTCGATGCGAACACCACCCTGCCGACACAGCGATCGTTCATCGGCGGGCGGTACGTCGAGTCGACGTCGGGCGAGTGCTTCGACGCGGTGTACCCCGGCACCAACCGAAAGATCTGCGACGTCGAGCAGGCCGGCGAGCGCGAGATCGAGTTGGCGGTCGAGAGCGCCACCGCCGGCTTCCACGAGTGGTCGGCGATGCCGGCGCTCGAACGCCAACGCGTGCTGCTGCGCGCCGTCGCGATCCTGCGCGAGCGCAACGACGAACTCGCCTACCTCGACACGCTCGACACCGGCAAGCCGGTCGCCGAGACGACGACCGAAGACGTCGTGACCGGCGCCGACGTCATCGAGTTCTACGCCGGCATCGCGCAGACGCTGCACGGCGAGACGATCGACTTTCCCGGACACGGCTTCGCACGCATGAAGCGTGAGCCGCTCGGCGTGTGTCTCGGCATCGGCGCCTGGAACTATCCCATCCAGATCGCGATGTGGAAGTCGGGTCTGGCGTTGGCGTGCGGCAACTCGATGATCTTCAAACCGGCCGAGGTGACGCCGCTGTCGGCCACGAGACTCGCCGAGATCTACCTCGAAGCGGGCGTGCCCGCCGGTGTCTTCAACGTCGTACACGGCGACGCGCGAGTGGGGCAGGCGTTGGTCGAGCATCCGGGCATCGCCAAGGTGTCGCTCACCGGAGAGGTCGGCACGGGGAAGGTCGTCATGGCCAACGCGGCACAGACCTTGAAGAAGGTCACCCTCGAACTCGGCGGCAAGTCGCCGATCATCGTGTTCGACGACGCCGACATCGACAGCGCTCGCAACGCTGCGCTCACCAACAACTTCTACTCGACCGGGCAGGTCTGCTCGAACGGCACCAGGGTGTTCGTGCAGCGCGGCGTGTACGAGTCGTTCCTCGAGCCGATCGCCGAGCGCGTGGCCGCGCTGAAGGTGGGCGACCCGTTCGAGCCCGACACGATGATCGGACCGCTGGTGAGCGCCGAACACCACCGGAAGGTGATGCACTACATGACGTCGGCGAAGGCGTCGGGTGCTCGCCACGTCGTCGGCGGGGACGTGCCCGACGACCCGGCACTCGCCGACGGCAACTACGTCACCCCGGCGGTGTTCGCCGACGCGACCGACGACATGGAGTTCGTGACCGACGAGGTCTTCGGCCCGCTGATGGCGGTGCTGCCCTTCGACACCGAAGACGAGGTCCTCGCCCGCGCGAACAACACGCCGTACGGGCTCTCGGGAGCGGTGTTCTCCTCCGACTTCGCGCGAGCGAACCGAGTCGCCAACGCGCTGCAAGCCGGTTCGGTGTGGATCAACGACTACGGCACGCTGCCCGCGTCGCTTCCGTTCGGTGGCTACAAGCAGTCGGGCGTGGGTCGCGAGAACGGGGCCAACGCCATCGAGCACTACACGCAGGTGAAGGTGATCTACTCGTCGCTCGTCGAGCACCCGCGTTACATGTAG
- a CDS encoding SDR family NAD(P)-dependent oxidoreductase: MSSDDLTGRTAVVTGATGGMGRAIVAALAGAGAHVVATDLRDDGADDLLAAVADSSGSVVFVSGDVANAEHMADVVERAVSLHGSLDCAVNAAAIEFETVPLAECTVDDFDRMMSVNVRGTFLSMKAEIAAMLDAGTGSIVNIASTNSFRPQHDQPAYTASKHAVLGLTRSAAMDYAAHGIRVNAICPGAIDTPMLRSAMERRGRNADDVAGRLSRLGRFGQPSEIADAALWLCSDSSSFTTGHALSVDGGMLSS, from the coding sequence ATGAGCAGCGACGACCTCACCGGCCGCACCGCTGTCGTCACCGGCGCCACCGGGGGAATGGGGCGAGCGATCGTCGCAGCGCTCGCCGGTGCCGGTGCCCACGTGGTGGCCACCGACCTGCGCGACGACGGAGCCGACGACCTCCTCGCTGCGGTCGCCGACTCCAGCGGCTCGGTCGTCTTCGTCAGCGGCGACGTCGCGAACGCCGAGCACATGGCCGACGTGGTCGAGCGCGCGGTGTCGCTGCACGGGTCGCTCGACTGCGCCGTCAACGCCGCGGCGATCGAGTTCGAGACCGTGCCGCTCGCCGAGTGCACCGTCGACGACTTCGACCGCATGATGTCGGTCAACGTGCGCGGCACGTTCTTGTCGATGAAGGCGGAGATCGCCGCCATGCTCGACGCCGGGACCGGATCGATCGTCAACATCGCGTCGACGAACTCCTTTCGGCCGCAGCACGATCAGCCCGCGTACACCGCGAGCAAGCACGCCGTGCTGGGCCTCACCCGGAGCGCCGCGATGGACTATGCCGCTCACGGCATCCGCGTCAACGCCATCTGCCCCGGCGCGATCGACACCCCCATGCTGCGCAGCGCGATGGAACGTCGCGGCCGCAACGCCGACGACGTCGCCGGACGACTGAGCAGACTCGGCCGCTTTGGCCAACCGTCGGAGATCGCCGACGCGGCACTCTGGCTCTGCTCCGACTCGTCGTCGTTCACCACCGGCCACGCCCTCTCCGTCGACGGCGGGATGCTCTCGAGCTGA
- a CDS encoding TetR/AcrR family transcriptional regulator yields the protein MPKVVDHDARRREVTAVAAELIATEGRSALTVRNVATRAGYSTKVVSHYFADIGDLLHETYDYAAGRARARIKTVLDRDPADIRGLIEAVLPLDAVRRDDWRIWFAFWSEALASPALAKDQRRRARAETKRIVTCLQRMRDDGALPTGVDIERAADRLSALVPGIAAEAVFDPSRWTATRQRRVLTDALVSLGIRLD from the coding sequence ATGCCGAAAGTCGTCGACCACGATGCTCGTCGTCGCGAGGTCACGGCGGTCGCTGCCGAACTGATCGCGACCGAGGGTCGCTCGGCGCTCACGGTCCGCAATGTCGCCACTCGCGCCGGCTACTCGACCAAGGTCGTCTCCCACTACTTCGCCGACATCGGCGACCTGCTGCACGAGACCTACGACTACGCCGCTGGCCGCGCCCGAGCGCGGATCAAGACCGTGCTCGATCGTGACCCGGCCGACATCCGAGGACTCATCGAGGCGGTTCTGCCGCTCGACGCGGTGCGCCGCGACGACTGGCGCATCTGGTTCGCGTTCTGGAGCGAAGCCCTCGCCTCCCCAGCGCTTGCGAAGGACCAACGTCGGCGAGCTCGCGCCGAGACGAAGCGGATCGTCACCTGTCTCCAGCGGATGCGCGACGACGGAGCCCTCCCCACCGGCGTCGACATCGAACGTGCCGCCGACCGTCTCTCGGCACTCGTACCGGGCATCGCCGCGGAGGCGGTCTTCGACCCGTCGCGGTGGACCGCGACGCGTCAACGTCGCGTCCTGACCGACGCGCTCGTCTCCCTCGGCATCCGCCTCGACTGA
- a CDS encoding spondin domain-containing protein: MGRTSMLTGLALAVLVSTAVSAAPTAIDGGAVASSPAVRGEAFQVGDDPVEPQPLTARYRITLSIEWSPQTHPATIPPVGRSPHVSPPVVATHRAADDMFRLGALASPGVEAMAETGSTSALVGEMQANANVATVDVGSSIYGAGSRSFDVELRQDVSRVSLVTMLAPSPDWFVGVNSLPVFVDGVWESVVSADLEAYDAGTDSAPGFVHSNTDTDPAQPISGPVDTEFARADDEGRFGFVTITRLS, translated from the coding sequence ATGGGGCGGACGAGCATGCTGACCGGGCTCGCGCTCGCCGTCCTGGTGTCGACCGCGGTCAGCGCCGCGCCGACCGCCATCGACGGAGGCGCGGTGGCGTCGTCGCCCGCAGTTCGCGGCGAGGCCTTCCAGGTCGGCGACGACCCGGTCGAGCCGCAACCGCTCACCGCTCGCTACCGCATCACGCTCAGCATCGAGTGGTCGCCGCAGACCCACCCGGCCACGATCCCGCCGGTTGGCCGCAGCCCGCACGTGTCGCCACCCGTCGTCGCCACACACCGCGCGGCCGACGACATGTTCCGCCTCGGCGCGCTCGCCTCGCCCGGCGTCGAGGCGATGGCCGAGACCGGATCGACCAGCGCACTCGTCGGCGAGATGCAGGCGAACGCGAACGTTGCCACCGTCGACGTCGGTTCGAGCATCTACGGCGCCGGGTCGAGGTCGTTCGACGTGGAGTTGCGCCAAGACGTGAGCCGCGTGTCGTTGGTGACCATGCTCGCCCCCAGCCCCGACTGGTTCGTCGGCGTCAACTCGCTGCCGGTGTTCGTCGACGGTGTGTGGGAGTCGGTCGTGTCTGCCGACCTCGAGGCGTACGACGCCGGAACCGACAGCGCTCCAGGTTTCGTTCACTCGAACACCGACACCGACCCGGCACAGCCGATCAGTGGTCCCGTCGACACCGAGTTCGCCCGAGCCGACGACGAAGGCCGGTTCGGCTTCGTCACGATCACTCGCCTGTCGTAG
- a CDS encoding FAD-dependent oxidoreductase, translated as MSSDVSRSQEQVGGYDVVVLGSGAAALAAAVAARGHGAERVGVFEKADVVGGTSAMSGGMIWIPCNHHMDAAGAPDARAEALRYLDSLSHDRIVPELAEAYVDTGPEMLRWFEDHTPVVFEIVESFPDYHPEHPGACREGGRSLECPLFAFGELGEWQHRVSQSRQMSAHLLMNETTLGRGAHTSIAPGVLDERKAADLRGCGQALIGRLLKACLDHGVELHTGHRAAGFDVIDGRVAGVRFDTADGDVTIEASGGVILATGGFEWNPAMVRDFIRGPMERPASIETNTGDGLTMSMRIGAALGNMQEAWWVPVIDVTNDDGDEIPWMINRERVQPRSIMVNAAGKRFANEAANYNAFGAAFHRLDAGSFTYENMPSWLLFDQPYLVKSGLARYRGEGPVPDWLHAADSLPELADDLGIDGAQLVETVERWNAQVADLDDPDFGRGRSINDTHWGDGTRTPAATLGPIDTGPFYAVQVRPGALGTKGGPRTTGDAQVLDVDGNVIEGLYAAGNVMASAMGMTYGGAGGTLGPGMVFGFAAGRHAARRVSSEVPA; from the coding sequence ATGAGCAGCGATGTCAGCAGGTCGCAGGAGCAGGTCGGGGGGTACGACGTGGTCGTGCTCGGTTCGGGTGCCGCAGCGCTCGCCGCCGCGGTCGCGGCCCGTGGGCACGGGGCGGAGCGCGTCGGTGTGTTCGAGAAAGCCGACGTGGTGGGCGGCACGTCGGCCATGTCGGGCGGGATGATCTGGATCCCGTGCAACCACCACATGGACGCCGCAGGTGCGCCCGATGCCCGAGCCGAGGCCCTCCGCTACCTCGATTCGTTGTCACACGACCGCATCGTTCCCGAGTTGGCGGAGGCCTACGTCGACACCGGGCCCGAGATGCTGCGTTGGTTCGAAGACCACACGCCGGTCGTGTTCGAAATCGTCGAGAGCTTTCCCGACTATCACCCCGAGCATCCCGGCGCATGTCGTGAGGGTGGGCGATCGCTGGAGTGCCCGCTCTTCGCCTTCGGCGAACTCGGCGAGTGGCAGCACCGCGTGTCGCAGAGCCGCCAGATGAGCGCTCATCTGCTGATGAACGAGACGACGCTCGGCCGAGGCGCCCACACGTCGATCGCTCCGGGCGTGCTCGACGAGCGCAAGGCGGCCGATCTCCGAGGGTGCGGTCAAGCGCTCATCGGTCGGCTGCTCAAAGCGTGCCTCGACCACGGTGTGGAGCTGCACACCGGCCACCGAGCGGCCGGGTTCGATGTGATCGATGGTCGAGTCGCCGGCGTGCGCTTCGACACGGCCGACGGCGACGTCACCATCGAGGCCTCGGGCGGCGTGATCCTGGCGACCGGCGGGTTCGAGTGGAACCCGGCCATGGTGCGCGACTTCATCCGTGGGCCGATGGAGCGCCCCGCATCGATCGAGACGAACACCGGCGATGGGCTCACGATGTCGATGCGGATCGGCGCGGCGCTCGGCAACATGCAGGAGGCCTGGTGGGTGCCGGTGATCGACGTGACCAACGATGACGGTGACGAGATCCCGTGGATGATCAACCGAGAGCGAGTGCAGCCGCGCAGCATCATGGTCAACGCGGCGGGCAAGCGTTTCGCGAACGAAGCGGCCAACTACAACGCGTTCGGCGCAGCGTTCCATCGGCTCGACGCCGGAAGCTTCACCTACGAGAACATGCCCTCGTGGTTGCTCTTCGACCAGCCGTACCTCGTGAAGTCGGGCCTCGCCCGATATCGAGGCGAGGGCCCGGTGCCCGACTGGCTGCACGCCGCCGACTCGCTCCCCGAACTCGCCGACGATCTCGGCATCGACGGAGCCCAATTGGTCGAGACGGTGGAGCGATGGAACGCGCAGGTCGCCGACCTCGACGACCCAGACTTCGGCCGAGGCCGCAGCATCAACGACACCCACTGGGGTGACGGAACACGCACGCCGGCGGCCACGCTCGGCCCGATCGACACCGGCCCGTTCTATGCCGTGCAGGTTCGGCCCGGCGCACTCGGCACCAAGGGCGGACCGCGCACGACGGGCGACGCCCAGGTGCTCGACGTCGACGGCAACGTGATCGAGGGTCTCTACGCCGCCGGCAACGTGATGGCCTCCGCGATGGGGATGACCTACGGAGGCGCTGGCGGGACGCTGGGGCCAGGAATGGTCTTCGGGTTCGCCGCAGGCCGGCACGCGGCACGACGCGTGTCGAGCGAGGTGCCGGCATGA
- a CDS encoding phosphotransferase, whose amino-acid sequence MTTIPMPRHHDDLTVDWLNQIIHNAGIEATVESFDRRPMGEGVGMMATLELVDLTYSDGDGPATVVIKLPAVNDANRAVALAFDIYRREVLFYQHIANETSAGTPRVLLAQVDTPEDFVLVLEDLSDYRLGDQVVGCDRADAEAAVVTLGRLHAPFWDDVDRPELDFVPYETPSTHGDALRDGSLAGWDPMVEVFGDAVPDHMLAVRDRFLAVVPAMQRWLVTAPSTIVHGDFRMDNLFFGQSPDHDEMVVIDWQGCLRSKGARDVAYLLSQSMPTDLRREHERELVGIWHRTLVEGGVENYSAELAWEDYRRSVLALWTLVVVIAGTLDASNERGRAWMTEMIRRSATTIADLDLLDLLPEFE is encoded by the coding sequence ATGACCACGATCCCCATGCCCCGACACCACGACGACCTCACGGTTGACTGGCTGAACCAGATCATCCACAATGCGGGGATCGAGGCGACCGTCGAGTCGTTCGACCGGCGACCGATGGGTGAGGGCGTCGGCATGATGGCCACCCTCGAACTCGTCGACCTCACCTACAGTGACGGCGACGGCCCGGCCACCGTGGTGATCAAACTCCCGGCGGTCAACGACGCCAACCGGGCCGTGGCGCTCGCGTTCGACATCTACCGACGCGAGGTGCTCTTCTACCAACACATCGCGAACGAGACGTCGGCCGGAACGCCGCGGGTGTTGCTCGCCCAGGTCGACACGCCCGAAGACTTCGTGCTCGTCCTCGAAGACCTCTCCGACTATCGCCTCGGCGACCAGGTCGTCGGCTGCGACCGCGCCGACGCCGAGGCAGCGGTCGTCACGCTGGGCAGGTTGCACGCCCCGTTCTGGGACGACGTCGACCGACCCGAACTCGACTTCGTGCCCTACGAGACACCCTCGACGCACGGCGACGCGCTCCGTGACGGGTCGCTCGCTGGCTGGGACCCGATGGTCGAGGTGTTCGGCGACGCTGTGCCCGACCACATGCTCGCCGTGCGGGATCGATTCCTCGCGGTGGTGCCGGCGATGCAGCGATGGCTGGTGACCGCACCGAGCACGATCGTCCACGGCGACTTCCGCATGGACAACCTCTTCTTCGGGCAGTCGCCCGACCACGACGAGATGGTGGTGATCGATTGGCAGGGTTGCCTGCGTTCCAAAGGGGCTCGCGACGTCGCCTACCTGCTCAGCCAGAGCATGCCGACCGACCTGCGCCGCGAGCACGAGCGCGAGCTCGTCGGCATCTGGCATCGCACCCTCGTCGAAGGCGGCGTCGAGAACTACTCGGCGGAGCTGGCGTGGGAGGACTATCGCCGATCGGTGCTCGCGCTCTGGACGCTCGTCGTCGTGATCGCCGGAACCCTCGACGCGAGCAACGAGCGCGGTCGAGCCTGGATGACCGAGATGATCCGTCGTTCGGCGACCACGATCGCCGACCTCGATCTCCTCGATCTGCTCCCGGAGTTCGAATAG
- a CDS encoding sensor domain-containing diguanylate cyclase: MASLSIDAPLSRAELIAHLRQFLIVIDPFGQILQIETGFDDLLGYSIDSFVDKNAIDYVAPSQADEIAAHFVAGGEHLIRGEHDMFEIELVRRGGATEMMDCLATRVHRDHDGNLWMLALTPHSVRAPEQSLIDDHVNGASAREMAQRFAQLRSLVADGGVWIETFVLDERVDGLFTSVASGRADSALVSTFADLVDAPTARWNQPIGDERVSGALDLLPGELADAAERHGVQSVSLGVASSTGEPELGIVGFGSHPKAFDGYVGRMEARSLGLLTSALSRERDERLLRDAAERDALTGLSNRTTFDSSLQSDDHAAVLYVDIDNFKLVNDTFGHAAGDAVLIELSRRMLAVCRPNDVVARIGGDEFAVLLHDVDLAMAEKIARRLVASVAEPMPPEIGPEVVTVSAGLAYATDDLMHDADMAMLRCKRRGRNGLIVSTLR, encoded by the coding sequence ATGGCTTCCCTGTCGATCGATGCGCCGCTGAGTCGGGCTGAGCTCATCGCGCACCTTCGGCAGTTCTTGATCGTCATCGATCCGTTCGGTCAGATTCTCCAGATCGAGACCGGCTTCGACGACCTGCTGGGCTATTCGATCGACAGCTTCGTCGACAAGAACGCGATCGACTACGTCGCACCCAGCCAGGCCGACGAGATCGCCGCGCACTTCGTGGCGGGCGGCGAGCACCTGATCCGTGGCGAACACGACATGTTCGAGATCGAACTGGTCAGGCGCGGCGGCGCGACCGAGATGATGGACTGCCTCGCCACGCGAGTGCACCGCGACCACGACGGCAATCTCTGGATGCTCGCGCTCACGCCCCACTCGGTGCGCGCCCCTGAGCAGTCGCTGATCGACGACCATGTCAACGGCGCGTCGGCGCGAGAGATGGCCCAACGATTCGCCCAACTGCGATCGCTGGTAGCCGACGGCGGTGTCTGGATCGAGACGTTCGTGCTCGACGAGCGCGTCGACGGTCTGTTCACCTCGGTCGCATCCGGCCGCGCCGACTCCGCGCTGGTGAGCACGTTCGCCGACCTCGTCGACGCACCCACAGCGCGTTGGAATCAACCGATCGGTGACGAGCGAGTGAGCGGAGCGCTCGACCTACTCCCCGGCGAACTCGCCGATGCCGCAGAGCGTCACGGCGTGCAGTCGGTGTCGCTCGGCGTCGCGTCGTCGACCGGCGAACCCGAGTTGGGCATCGTCGGCTTCGGGAGCCATCCCAAAGCGTTCGACGGGTACGTCGGTCGCATGGAAGCGCGGTCGCTCGGCCTGCTCACATCGGCGCTGAGCCGTGAACGCGACGAACGACTCCTCCGCGATGCCGCCGAACGCGATGCACTGACCGGTCTCTCGAACCGGACCACGTTCGACAGTTCGCTGCAATCCGACGACCACGCCGCGGTGCTCTACGTCGACATCGACAACTTCAAGCTGGTCAACGACACGTTCGGTCATGCCGCCGGTGATGCCGTGCTGATCGAGTTGTCACGGCGCATGCTCGCGGTGTGTCGACCGAACGACGTCGTGGCGCGGATCGGCGGCGACGAGTTCGCGGTGTTGCTGCACGACGTCGACCTCGCAATGGCCGAGAAGATCGCCCGTCGATTGGTGGCCAGCGTCGCCGAGCCGATGCCGCCTGAGATCGGACCCGAGGTCGTCACGGTGAGCGCAGGGCTCGCGTACGCCACCGACGACCTGATGCACGACGCCGACATGGCGATGCTCCGATGCAAGCGGCGCGGCCGCAACGGTCTCATCGTGTCGACGCTCCGCTGA